In the genome of Arachis hypogaea cultivar Tifrunner chromosome 9, arahy.Tifrunner.gnm2.J5K5, whole genome shotgun sequence, the window ttggtctgatactgACTTTCtcattattctctattgtacgacgcaCGGACATACTTAGTTCCATGTGCTGTTTAAGCATCTCTGTTTGATTTGCACAACAAAGATGTGAATGACGTAACACAACCTTGGAAATGATCCAAAAACCGATGTCCttcaatatgtgtatataaattcttgcggGACAATTTAATCCTGCTGAGGGGTTTGTCTTCTCCGTCGAAGATATTTgcgatttccattttccctctctgctacatgtaatcaattaattcttaattttgtttcttttcttatttgtgctccgaactcttgtagaaaaacctgtaGCTTTCGAATAATCTTTATAGAATTTTACAACATCTTTAAGGGTGTTAAAAGTCATCCCAACTTTGAGAACAAACTGTTCATTAATATCACAGAGGGGCTGCAAAATATACCAAAACAAAGTCCAAAATACACCATGTTAAAACAGGCTTAAACTATAGAATGCAAATACAACTATAAAACCATtatcaaaaataacaaaaatcatattaatgaatcatcatcaaacagaaactaaaacaattcaactaaaagaataagATAATTCGCCCTCAATTAGATGAAAAGTCATAGATTGTAAATATACCCAAACTTTCTTAAGGTACACCCAAATATTCCCGATTTACACCTGAAAGTCTGATATAAAATGCAGAAAATTCATCAGAACTAGTACGTTACGTTCAATTCAAACTACAAACAATGAATAGCAAATTTTACAGGCAATGTTCACAACATTATTCGGCTCcacaatcataaactactaacaaaaatattaactgGAATTAAACCACACCTCAGACACTTCattggattcaaattcaaaatccacttcgTTCTGGTTCATCTGACAATCTaaagttgaatcatccattatcttcaaaacgatttcagagcttaatTTCAGaaacaatggaaatcgagaaaaaggaagaaagagaatACAGAGAGAAACGCATGAAAGAGATCGAAGAGAAAAGGCAAGAAAACGcagaagaaatttgaaaaaggaaataaaatccttTCAAAAATAGAAGTTGTATATTCTTGCGCGTTGATTGAAAAATCTGTTAAGAAGCATGTGGACTAGACGTGCCAGAAGAGGCACATTTTAGGTATAAATAAGTATATGAATTTGTAAGACATGTATAACAAAAACATTTGTATGTGGAGATTAATTCTTTGTACTATTAGTATTTAGaaattaagatttagaatttagaattagtcaaatattaataaaaaatagattttattagTAATATAACATAGTTTATTTCTTattgttaaatataaaaatactattttaagtTTTGATTAATCTATTAAGGGTGCACATGGGTCGGGAGAAATCGGGTTCACCATGACCCGAATCCGACCCTAAATAATGATCGGGTCTACTTTTAAGACCCTTACCCGATTCTAGACCAGGTAAAATCATACTACTTTCGGGCCACACTAAAATGAGGTATCTATTGGGTGAAATCTGAGTCTTGATAAATGTTATGTCAAAAATTTATGATGCACTcatttataaagaagaaaaaatacttgTTGCAGAAAAGTTAATAACCATACTTGAACTTGAATTTGTtcataaattcaaatttcatgctttttttatttatttcataatttaacaaatgtgattaaaaacaaaacaataatattataattaatataacataataatagaattaatttaaaacatatatacctTTTTAGTAGTCCTAAGATGCACATAGAATGGGTGAAACGGAGTTTGTCTTAATCCGGACCCAACTCTAAATAATGATcgaatctatttttaaaattcttaccCAATTCTATACTcaataaaatcacaccaaattaattctaaaatattcGAGTGAGGGCCGGATATTTGGACTAGCCGGCTCATGTGTACCCCTAAATTCCACTATCTCCTCCCGCTCCTTCCTTTTACTGTTTTACATGCTACACAACTTTCAAACGGGAGAAAGTTCTTTAAACCTTAACCTGAAATATTTGATGAGTCATATTTGACATGACAAGGCACTGGCAGGGAAGAAAGAAAGATAGTTGCTTGaaaaatatattcaataattCATAGCTGATGAAGATCTTGATGAGATAGGTTTTCCACACTTTACCAAAATCTCAATGCACATCAACGATCTCAGTCTCAGCAATTCTTGAACACACTGGTATGCATTTTACACTCAAACAGCTTTTTCATACACTTGCATCCCACTACAACTTTTCATTTCAATATATCAATGACCCTTCTCTTCTATTATGATGAAAGTTATTAGCATAGAATTATTGAATGTAATTGTAGAACATTATTTAATCCTTAGTAATTGTTTCTGTTAGGGGAGCTCAGAGATTTTATTAAGGAAATGGACAAAATTTCTGATCTGCCAAAGATAATCCTCCATGACATTCTTTCAAGGTTGCCTTACGAAGATGCTGCAAGGACCAGTGTTTTGTCCAAGGCGTGGCATGAAACATGGTCCTCATTTCCCATCTTGGTCTTCGACGGCTCTCGATGTGTGCACGTGCACTTGAAGGATAGAAAAAATCCCCTGAAGATACAAGACAACAGGAGGAAAGTGAACAGGTTCTTCAACTCTGTGGACAGGACACTTGTTAGGTTCCACCACCACGGCTTTGCCATCAAAGAATTTAACCTGAGTATGATGTTCTTCCATCCTCGGTTCATGCCACATCTCGTCGACCggtggatgaagatagtaggtgaAAGTAGCAGTATTCAGGTGCTAAAGCTTGAACTTCAACTTGCTGACTGTTTCTTTGGATGTGAGTTTGACTCTCACGCGGTTGATAATTATTACTACTTGCCACCAGATGTACTGAAAGCCAAGTCATTAACTGAATTAGTGTTGTCAGGGAAGATTAGAGCAGACAAATTGATTGTAAATCACAGAATTAGGTTCCCTATGTTGCGGATATTGTCCTTAGTTTATGTTTATTTGGGACCTGAACAAGCGCTTGAAGATCTCATTTCTGGTTGTCCTATGATTGAGGACTTAGTATTGGAGCACTGTGTTGGATTGGAAATTGTAAAAGTACATGATTTGCCTAAGCTAAAGTCTGCTAAGTTTTCTGGATTTCGTGAAATTCATGTTGATGTACCGAGTCTAGAGTATCTTGAACTTGGTAATGACAAATTAGAGTTCCCTTGTGATATCAGTATAGACAAGTGCAGAAATTTGAAGGTGTTTATTTTAGAGGCTGTGAGTTCTGTTTTCGTCTCTAACCAATGGTTGCGTGAACTTTTTGACAAGTTTCCTTTGCTTGAGACGTTGGAATTAAGTGGTTCTGTTACATCTGAGAGCCTAATGATCTCCAGTTCTCGGCTCAAGGTTTTGTCCTTCGAGGATTGCTTAGAGTTGAAGGAAGCTAAGATCGATGCGCCGAATTTAGAGTCATGTAGATATTCTGGAAAATCCAGCCACATGCCAGCAGCTATATCTTTTGTGAATTGTTCAAATCAGGTGGATTTTGATTTGGGCTTCCGACTAGTATCTCGAATGGATTTGAAAAGGCTTAGAGCATTTTTTCAGAACATGGCACCAAGAAATGTTATGGTATCCTTGTATCTTGGAATCATGAGAGGTTCATCTGTAAGTGTACATTACCAAATTATGTTTTAGTCGCTAAAATAAAAGTTTACATGGAGAACTTTGATGTCATTTGTGTTGGAATTGTATTTTGGATGAGCAGATTGTGTTCAATGAAGATGTACTACAAAATGTTCAAGTCCCTTTGCCAAGGATCAAACAATTGAGGTTATCGGTAGCTGAAGAAACTGAAGAGTTGTGTGTGCTTCTTATCAATGATTTGTTTTGGAGCTTCCGTCCTGCTATTATTTCTTTGAACGTGAGACTTTGCAGCAGAATATTCCTTAAGGTTTGTCATTGATTCATTGCCCCTTAACTCCTGATTTGATTGTCTTTCAGTGGTTTGAGAAAGTTTATGAACCAATTCTATATagccaactttttaaaaaattctgatttttaaattttaaaaactagtttTACACTTAAAAAACACTACTCTCCCACCCCCTTCACCTCTCTAATTCTAGTTGTGAATTGGCCAAATCAACAACAGCTACTATTGGAGAAGCTAAGGTGCCACAACGAGGAAGAGAGATGCTGCAGTTCAAGTCAAATGAAATGTTGGTGGCATGATTTGAAAGATGTCAAAGTCAGAAGCTATCCTGAGAAATATGAGAACCTCAGTGATTGTGAAGCACTCTTGGATTCATTGCCAATAAATTTTTCTTTCCGGGCTTTGCGGCTTAACTTTGAGTTAGAGTGGGACTCATTACAGTAAGACAACTTcagttttaaatatataaaattacaaCTGCAATTTATTATGTCGTTTTTGTTTTCTTGTCTTCTTTGTGTTGAACTGTTGATGAACCAGTTGAAAGTAATTGATATGTTCTGCTTTAACATTCATATctaaatttcataaaatgagaaaaaattttgATTCTGAATGGAACTTTACATTTGAACATTTTTTATTAgactttttaatattttgaataagtataaattaattttCCTTCACAAAATATTCTTACGTGCTTtcaaaacttttaactttttaaaactgCAAACACATACACAATCGGTTTTAATTTATCATGTAAAAAAATGATGTATTTACAAGTATAAATATCTTCTTAAAAAGCTTTATCAAATCAtgccttattttaatttatcatatgctataattttaaaaaaattatatttaaaaattaatgttaaTAAAGTAAAAGTAAGAGTTTTACTTCACCTAACCACCAATCCTtacaattaatataataaataagtaaataaatatattaattaactcAAATACTTGTCAACAGAAACTATAATAATCctagtatatgataataaaatctaacaatatTTTCATCCATTTATATCAATCATACATTAGAAAATTACCACATGGATAGTCAATTCGATCTCTCTTTGAGGTTTGTTATTCCCTAGACCTGTTAAAGCAAGAAACGTATACTTAAACTTAAACGTGATGATAGAATTAAAAGCTATATATTTGTAATTCATGCAATGCTACAACATTGCCTGGTGGTTATTTATTTGCTTGGCTTGGATTTATATTTTCACCTAAACTCATCTCTTTTGGCGGCAGTACTTCTCTGTCCGGTGGCGGCATCAACGCCGGTCCCAGCGTCAACTAATTCATGCTGCATTGAGGATTCATGATTTGGTTTCCCAACAATACATTATGAAGATACCAGGTCCAACTGCAATGGAAGACCTATTATGAATCATTGCTTGTGGTTGTTGCATCCCTAATATTCTACTACTATGACTAAAAGCAGAAAAATTAGCATAATAATTTTGCATATTAGACTGAGATGGTGGAAAGTAGTGACAAATTTTTACTACTATGATGGCGAGAATGTTTCAGCTCTTGAAAACTATGTAGTGACAAACTGTGCTTATCTAGTATATGATATTGTTGTCTTTTTAGTTCTCCTTAATTCTAATTTGGATTATATATATACTTTCCAATTATTGAAGGGTTTTGATTTAATTAGctaaattattatatatcaaacctttttttcaatttaattactatattaaattaataagacGAGAGACTTACTAAGTTGATGCCTTCAAGTTAAATTAGATTATATGTcttctcattttatatttttttacttggTGAATTACTCTTAACAATAGAACCGCTAATAGGAACACATGTACGTGTTCAAATGTAAAATATCTAGGCTTTCAATACCCAAACAATTTGATTCTCACAAGCATGTGGTTTCTTGAACTTTTCCATACATTTTATGGCCTTGAGAAACTGAAATTAACGAAATTCGTTCTATCTAGAGATATGCATCTTTCCAGTGGTGCAACTTAAAGTTTTAAAGGTTGCTTGGTGTTCTAATTTGGAGAATGCATGGATTAATGCTCCGAGTTTAATTACTTTTACTTATCAAGATTCTAAATCTTGTGGCATTagccaaggttgcgagaaccggaccggtcaatgaaccggtgaGGTTACTGATTCAATGGTTCAATGGTTCGACCGAGGttcaaccggggttcaaccggtttaattaaatattaaataaaattattaaaaaagctaaataaaattttaaatatattaatttaataaaaaaccgTTAAAAAACCGTTAAAAAATCGGCCAGTTCGACCGATTTTTTGCTAGTCGGTTTTTGAGTTTACTCGGACCGGTTAACTGACCGGTTcccggtttttccggttgaaccggccggtccggtccggttttcaaaaCCATGGCATTAGCAAATATGTCCTTCGTTAGTATTAATCTTACTTGTTTCGAATTTAATGTTGTGGTTGACAATTCAAAAATAATACTCTATTTTATAATTagcttttagaaaaatattaaggaagtaatcttttattaatataaattaatattttatttttgtactattaatatttaatatttagcaTTTAAgctttagaaattaaaattagtcaaatattaataaaaaaataatacattttatcggtaatataactttgtttattttttattgttaaatataAAAATGCTATTTTAAGTTTTGGTTAATATCACTGGGGTCTATTTACAATAATCTTTGACTCCCATGACACATTGCGGGGAGTACGTACTCCTCGTCTAGCGCCCGTTCACGCTCTGTTAGGATTTTATTGCGCCGCTTTCATGGTTATAcctttctttgtcttttcttCATCAAAGTTTTTTCCATCTTCtacttttttctcttaatttcttttccatttaGCTCCCTAATTTTCGTTTTCTCTCCAATTCATTCTTCTTTTAATTCATTTCGTTTTCTAATTCACTTAttccatatattttatttctctCTGAATCATTAAATACCAATTCTGATTTTCTCTACACATGAGCAACAAAACAGAGACTCAGATCCCTCATATAATTGATAGTGATCAGGAGGATGATTTGATCGTTTTAACTTATGAAGATGTTTTTAAGGAATTCAAGCATGCATACGGAGTCTGTCCGAAAGAATTTTTTCAGATCGGATCTTTTTCGTAGGTACTACGAAAGGAGCTCTCTATGCAATATGGAATAACTCAGAATTTAGAGTAGTCGAAAAATC includes:
- the LOC112710045 gene encoding FBD-associated F-box protein At5g60610, giving the protein MDKISDLPKIILHDILSRLPYEDAARTSVLSKAWHETWSSFPILVFDGSRCVHVHLKDRKNPLKIQDNRRKVNRFFNSVDRTLVRFHHHGFAIKEFNLSMMFFHPRFMPHLVDRWMKIVGESSSIQVLKLELQLADCFFGCEFDSHAVDNYYYLPPDVLKAKSLTELVLSGKIRADKLIVNHRIRFPMLRILSLVYVYLGPEQALEDLISGCPMIEDLVLEHCVGLEIVKVHDLPKLKSAKFSGFREIHVDVPSLEYLELGNDKLEFPCDISIDKCRNLKVFILEAVSSVFVSNQWLRELFDKFPLLETLELSGSVTSESLMISSSRLKVLSFEDCLELKEAKIDAPNLESCRYSGKSSHMPAAISFVNCSNQVDFDLGFRLVSRMDLKRLRAFFQNMAPRNVMVSLYLGIMRGSSIVFNEDVLQNVQVPLPRIKQLRLSVAEETEELCVLLINDLFWSFRPAIISLNVRLCSRIFLKLLLEKLRCHNEEERCCSSSQMKCWWHDLKDVKVRSYPEKYENLSDCEALLDSLPINFSFRALRLNFELEWDSLHTSLSGGGINAGPSVN